The proteins below come from a single Roseiflexus sp. RS-1 genomic window:
- a CDS encoding YggT family protein — translation MPSSFIESFIFLLIEVLSLAILFRVLLSWVDPLGNMRITQMLRDLTEPILAPIRSILPQTMMFDFSPIIAMLLLQAISMLIRSAL, via the coding sequence ATGCCGTCGAGTTTTATCGAAAGTTTCATCTTTCTCCTGATAGAAGTGTTGTCGCTGGCAATTCTTTTTCGCGTGCTGCTCTCATGGGTCGATCCGCTGGGCAATATGCGGATCACGCAGATGCTTCGCGATCTGACGGAACCGATCCTGGCGCCGATCCGCAGCATCCTGCCACAAACGATGATGTTCGACTTTTCGCCGATTATTGCAATGTTATTGCTACAGGCTATCAGCATGCTAATCCGCTCCGCATTGTGA
- the hisD gene encoding histidinol dehydrogenase, protein MTIPVFEDLSIARRTILRRVPFDEIDVPVSLLNAIEERFGARLTPAEAVDQILRDVRERGDDALCDWAQRLDNYAGPLEIAPEHCAAALAALDPALREAINLAIARLTRFHQRQVRTSWIEFDAEGALGQIITPLRRVGIYVPGGAAPLPSSLLHAAVPARVAGVEEIIVCTPPQRNGEIDPTVLAAAAAVGVSRVFAIGGAQAIGAMAYGTASVPRVDKIVGPGNLFVVLAKRAVYGVVGIESLPGPTETLVIADAHANPRLVAADLLAQAEHVLASAILITPDRALATQVQAEVARQLELLPTQNAAAAAAAMTGRGGVVLVPDLDTAFEIANEYAPEHLCLLIDDPWRHVGKVRNAGGVFLGERSFEVLGDYVAGPSHIMPTGGTARFASPVNVDDFRKMISLVALNDAALRRIGPAAARLADAEGLAAHAAAVRARLEG, encoded by the coding sequence ATGACCATTCCTGTCTTCGAAGATCTTTCTATTGCCCGTCGCACTATTCTGCGGCGTGTGCCCTTCGATGAGATCGATGTTCCTGTATCGCTGCTGAATGCTATCGAGGAGCGCTTTGGCGCACGGTTGACTCCTGCCGAAGCGGTTGATCAGATCCTGCGTGATGTGCGCGAACGCGGTGATGATGCATTATGTGATTGGGCGCAGCGTCTCGATAATTACGCCGGTCCGCTGGAGATTGCGCCGGAACATTGCGCTGCGGCGCTGGCTGCGCTCGATCCTGCACTGCGGGAAGCGATCAATCTGGCAATTGCCAGGCTCACACGCTTCCATCAACGTCAGGTACGCACCTCGTGGATCGAGTTCGACGCTGAAGGAGCGCTCGGGCAGATCATCACACCGTTGCGACGGGTCGGCATCTATGTTCCGGGTGGCGCTGCGCCGCTTCCATCGTCCCTTCTGCATGCCGCAGTTCCGGCGCGCGTCGCCGGTGTTGAGGAGATCATCGTCTGTACACCGCCGCAGCGCAACGGCGAGATCGATCCGACCGTGCTTGCTGCCGCAGCTGCCGTGGGAGTTTCACGGGTGTTCGCCATTGGCGGCGCGCAGGCGATTGGAGCAATGGCGTATGGCACGGCAAGCGTGCCGCGTGTCGATAAGATCGTCGGTCCTGGCAATCTCTTCGTGGTGCTGGCAAAGCGTGCGGTCTACGGTGTCGTCGGGATCGAGTCGCTCCCTGGTCCTACCGAGACGCTGGTCATCGCCGATGCGCACGCCAATCCGCGCCTGGTCGCCGCCGATCTGCTGGCGCAGGCGGAACATGTGCTTGCGTCCGCGATTCTGATCACGCCTGATCGGGCGCTTGCCACGCAGGTTCAGGCGGAAGTTGCGCGGCAACTCGAACTGCTTCCGACACAGAACGCCGCCGCCGCTGCTGCTGCCATGACCGGGCGTGGCGGTGTCGTGCTGGTTCCCGATCTCGATACCGCCTTTGAGATCGCCAATGAATACGCGCCGGAACATCTCTGTCTGTTGATCGATGATCCCTGGCGCCATGTCGGAAAGGTGCGTAACGCGGGCGGTGTGTTCCTTGGCGAACGTTCCTTCGAGGTGCTTGGCGACTATGTGGCCGGACCATCGCATATCATGCCGACCGGCGGAACCGCCCGCTTTGCTTCCCCGGTCAATGTGGACGATTTTCGTAAAATGATCTCGCTTGTGGCGCTGAACGATGCAGCACTGCGCCGGATCGGACCGGCTGCGGCGCGTCTGGCAGATGCCGAAGGTCTGGCGGCGCATGCGGCTGCGGTGCGGGCAAGATTGGAAGGTTAA
- the hisG gene encoding ATP phosphoribosyltransferase, whose translation MTLRFAIPSKGSLYDGTIAFLESAGLRVARPNPRRYTASIRALPGADVLLHRPTDIVEKVAAGEIDLGISGLDLVEELRGDRDDLIVLFDDLGYGAAELVVAVPETWIDVTSWHDLADLAVELHSQGRPLRIATKYPSLTRRFCYANGINYFRLVESQGATEAAPGLGYADIIVDITETGVTLRDNQLKIVGEPILRTQACLIASRRCLRANPAALAATRTVLELVEARRRARRFVQVTANIAGESVEDVGRRVAVRSDLAGVQGPTIAPVWPSTSRAAGAPGWYMVTLLIPQDRVLDLTAHLRQLGGDTITVVPAQYVFDATCSSYHRLLELLEEQTP comes from the coding sequence ATGACGTTGCGTTTTGCCATACCATCGAAGGGCAGTTTGTACGATGGTACGATCGCCTTTCTTGAGAGCGCCGGATTGCGCGTGGCGCGCCCGAATCCACGCCGTTACACGGCTTCCATTCGCGCACTTCCCGGAGCAGACGTGCTGCTTCATCGACCGACAGACATCGTCGAAAAAGTGGCGGCAGGCGAAATCGATCTCGGGATTAGCGGTCTTGATCTGGTGGAAGAACTGCGCGGCGACCGTGATGATCTGATCGTTTTGTTTGATGATCTTGGCTATGGCGCTGCCGAACTGGTCGTCGCCGTCCCGGAGACCTGGATCGATGTGACGTCCTGGCATGATCTGGCGGATCTGGCAGTCGAGTTGCACAGTCAGGGCCGTCCGCTGCGTATTGCAACCAAATACCCGTCGCTGACCCGTCGTTTCTGCTATGCGAATGGCATTAACTACTTCCGTCTCGTTGAGTCGCAGGGGGCGACCGAAGCAGCGCCGGGGCTTGGGTACGCCGACATCATTGTGGATATTACGGAAACCGGCGTGACGCTGCGCGATAACCAGTTGAAGATCGTTGGCGAGCCGATTCTCCGTACTCAGGCATGTCTGATCGCGAGTCGTCGCTGTTTGCGCGCCAATCCTGCGGCGCTGGCAGCAACCCGTACCGTGCTGGAACTGGTCGAGGCGCGGCGGCGCGCGCGTCGTTTCGTGCAGGTGACGGCGAATATCGCCGGTGAGTCGGTGGAAGATGTGGGACGTCGTGTGGCGGTCCGCTCTGACCTTGCCGGTGTGCAGGGACCGACAATAGCGCCGGTCTGGCCCAGCACGTCGCGCGCTGCGGGTGCACCCGGATGGTACATGGTCACGCTGCTTATACCACAGGATCGGGTGCTCGATCTGACGGCGCATCTCCGTCAACTCGGCGGTGACACCATCACGGTTGTACCGGCGCAGTATGTGTTCGATGCAACCTGCAGCAGTTATCATCGTTTGCTGGAGTTGCTCGAGGAACAGACGCCATGA
- a CDS encoding Uma2 family endonuclease has product MSAVIPTAKPAIIYPESDGQPMADNTLQFRWITVVQGNLAALFADRPDVFVAGDLLWYPVEGRPDIRRAPDVMVAIGRPKGDRSAYLQWEEGGQPPQVVFEIWSPGNTMSEMARKHEFYVRYGVSEYYLIDPQQGEAVGWVRQGARLRMVDEMNGWVSPLLGVRFAVTEEGVDLFYPDGRPFLTFEELARADAEERAQAE; this is encoded by the coding sequence ATGAGCGCCGTGATACCCACAGCGAAGCCAGCGATCATCTACCCGGAAAGCGATGGACAGCCGATGGCGGACAACACGCTGCAATTTCGCTGGATTACGGTAGTGCAGGGCAATCTGGCGGCGCTGTTCGCCGACCGCCCGGATGTGTTCGTGGCGGGCGACCTGTTGTGGTATCCGGTGGAAGGGCGCCCCGACATTCGCCGCGCGCCGGATGTGATGGTCGCCATCGGCCGCCCGAAGGGAGATCGCAGCGCGTATCTCCAATGGGAGGAAGGGGGACAGCCGCCGCAGGTGGTCTTCGAGATATGGTCGCCGGGCAACACCATGAGCGAAATGGCGCGCAAGCACGAGTTCTACGTGCGGTACGGGGTGAGCGAGTACTACCTGATTGACCCGCAGCAGGGCGAGGCGGTAGGATGGGTGCGGCAGGGGGCGCGGCTGCGCATGGTTGACGAAATGAACGGGTGGGTCAGTCCGCTGCTGGGAGTGCGGTTCGCGGTGACGGAGGAGGGCGTGGACCTGTTCTACCCGGATGGTCGCCCGTTTCTGACTTTTGAAGAACTGGCGCGGGCAGATGCGGAGGAGCGGGCGCAAGCGGAGTAG